CTTCTTTCATAGAAAAGGCAAGTAAATGGATGGAACCTGCGTCAATCGTATTGGTCGCAATATTTGTTGCTCCAATGATATTTGCGATTGCAATTCCTATTTTTGAAATTTCATCTGGTGCAGGGATTCAATAGAAATAAAAGGAGGGAAAAACATGAATTTTTTAGAGTATTTATTTAATAACGGAGTTATTAGAGAGGAAATATATCAAGAAGTTAAAATAAAAGGAGATAATTGTATGGATTACCTCTTTGAACACAAACTTCTTAATAAAGAAGTCTTGATTAAATATATAAAACAATTTTATATGATAGATTATGTTGATTTGAAAAAACAACATATAACAGAAGAAATTATTAGATTAATTCCTGAAAATTTAATTATGAAATATGAATTAATAGCATTTGATAATGACGGAGAGTTTATTAAAATCGCAGTATCTAAACCTCATAATTATGTGTTGGATGAAGATTTGGATATAATGTTGCACCCCATGAAGATTAAGAAATATTTTGCTTTTAGTAAAGAAATTCTTGCAAAAATTGAAAGCATAAATAAATCAAATGTAGATAATGTAATAGATGACAATTTAAAAATAGATGATGGTGCATTTGTACAAATTGTAGATAGAATTATTCGTTCAGCATTATCTAAAGAAGTTTCTGACATACACTTAGAGCCAATTGATAAAAGAGTAAGAGTTAGATTTAGAGTTGATGGTGATTTAGAGATTCAAAAAGAGTTTAATTTTCCAATTGGAGAATATTCAGGTCTTGTATCAAGAGTAAAGGTTCTTGCAGATATGGACCCTACTAAAAGCAGAGAGGCACAAGATGGAAGAATTGCTAATTATGAATTAGATGGGCAAAAATATGATCTTCGTATTTCTTCTTTACCTACGGTTTATGGAGAAAAGATTGTAATGAGGGTATTGGAAGATAAATCTCAAATTAAGGATTTTAGACCATTAGGTTTTAGTGAAAAAGAAATTGAAACTTTGGATAAAATGCTTGAGAAAGATAATGGAATCCTTCTCATTACAGGAGAAACTGGTTCTGGTAAATCTACAACCCTATATGCTATTTTAAATAAAATGAACAATGAAGAAGTAAATATCTGTACTGTGGAAAATCCTGTTGAATCTTCTATCCCCGGTGTAAATCAAGTACAGGTAAACCCACAAGCAGGAATTACATTTTCATCAGCACTTAGAACATTTTTAAGACAAGATCCCGACATTGTAGTTGTAGGAGAAACTCGTGATACTGAAACCGCAAAAACAGCCGTTGATGCTGCCAACACAGGTCATTATGTTTTATCTACCATTCATACAAATAACGCAACAACTACTATCAATAGACTTATCGCTATGGGGATTGAGCCTTATAAACTAGCAGATAACATAGCAGGAATCATTTCTCAAAAACTCATAAAAAAGGTATGTCCTTTCTGCCAAGAATCACATAATGCAACTGAAAAAGAACTTTCCTTTCTCAAAAAGGTAGAAGAAAAATATCAAAGAAAAATAATTACTGGTAATGAAGTTTTCTATAAGGGGACTGGTTGTAGTGAATGTAAAGATGGATACAAAGGAAGGGTTGTTATTATGGAAATGCTATTAATTGATGATATTATTAATGAATTAATTGCATCAAATTTAAATAGTACAGAACTTAGAAAAGAAGTTGCTAAAAATCAAAGTTTCCTTCCTTTTGAATTAGAGGCTATTGAAAAGGCTAAATTAGGTAAAATTGATATAAAGGACGTTATAAGAATGTTTAATTAATGCTTAGGGGTTTTTAATCCCTAAGTATTTTACATAATTAAGATATAAGGGGTGGTTATATGTTTCGATTAAATAGAAAAGGTCAAACTTATCCAACAGTTATAATTGGAATTATAATAATTATTTTATTAAGTGGTGTTACTCATGGTGCTATAAGGGAATCATTAGATAAATTAGCATATAGAACTAAAGATTTTCACTCATTTGTATTGGCTCATTCAGAATTAAATAAAGAACTTAGTAAAAATGTCTTATCAAATAGATTTAGTGAACGTACCATTAAAATAGACAATAATCAATACACAGTAAGAGTTTCTATTCTAGATACTTCAAGAGGGACCAAGAATATAGATGTAGAGGTCCTATTTAATCATAAAGGGAATGAATTTGCAAAAAAATTATCAACAGAAAGGAATGTTTAATATGAAAAAAAAGAAATTCTCACTAATAGAAGGTCTTATAAGCATTATGTTGTTTGCTTTTATATTAGGTATTCTAAGATATATAGTGTTTGACTCTAGTATTTATGCTAAATCCATTAAATATAACAATAGCCAGATTGCACATATTCAAAATGCTTTTATATTGTTTGATGAAGATTTAAATTATACCTATAAAATAAATATAAGTAAAAATCAAATTATTGCACAAACCTCATTAGATGAAATTATTTATACTAAAAAAAACGGAGGTTTATATCGAAATAATGTTAAGTTATTGGACCTAAGTAATATAGATATTTATTTTTATGATGCTACTTCAGAAATCAATAATGGAAACGGCACAACTATTGTAAAATTAGATATTTTTTATAAGAAAAAAAATAAATTGGAAGAAAACACAGTAAATTTTACAAAATACATAAATACACAAGAAAAACTATAGATTGGAAGGGGGAAATATTATGCTATCTAAAAGAAAAGGGGCAATAGGTATTTATATCACCATTTCAGTATTTGTAGCAACACTTGTTACTTTAAATATACTAAAGTATATTGCTATTAACATTAATTTAAGCAATGTTTATTTTAATAAAGTAGAAATAACCAATGAAATTCAAACAATTAAGGCACAGGTTCTAGCAGACTTGGAAGGTAATAAGGTATTGGCTCAAAAATCTTATCAATACAAGAATTTTAATGTGAGAATTTTGCCCATAAAATTTGAACATGCCTCTCCTCCTGATTATAATGATACAACTTATTATGAACCTACTTTAGAATCTTCAATTTTAGATATTGCTTATTTAAGTAAGGATAAGAATTTGAAATTGGATAAATATAGGCAGTACCTAGTATATTGTTTTGATGATGATTTCAA
This Alkaliphilus sp. B6464 DNA region includes the following protein-coding sequences:
- a CDS encoding GspE/PulE family protein codes for the protein MNFLEYLFNNGVIREEIYQEVKIKGDNCMDYLFEHKLLNKEVLIKYIKQFYMIDYVDLKKQHITEEIIRLIPENLIMKYELIAFDNDGEFIKIAVSKPHNYVLDEDLDIMLHPMKIKKYFAFSKEILAKIESINKSNVDNVIDDNLKIDDGAFVQIVDRIIRSALSKEVSDIHLEPIDKRVRVRFRVDGDLEIQKEFNFPIGEYSGLVSRVKVLADMDPTKSREAQDGRIANYELDGQKYDLRISSLPTVYGEKIVMRVLEDKSQIKDFRPLGFSEKEIETLDKMLEKDNGILLITGETGSGKSTTLYAILNKMNNEEVNICTVENPVESSIPGVNQVQVNPQAGITFSSALRTFLRQDPDIVVVGETRDTETAKTAVDAANTGHYVLSTIHTNNATTTINRLIAMGIEPYKLADNIAGIISQKLIKKVCPFCQESHNATEKELSFLKKVEEKYQRKIITGNEVFYKGTGCSECKDGYKGRVVIMEMLLIDDIINELIASNLNSTELRKEVAKNQSFLPFELEAIEKAKLGKIDIKDVIRMFN
- a CDS encoding type IV pilus modification PilV family protein, whose amino-acid sequence is MKKKKFSLIEGLISIMLFAFILGILRYIVFDSSIYAKSIKYNNSQIAHIQNAFILFDEDLNYTYKINISKNQIIAQTSLDEIIYTKKNGGLYRNNVKLLDLSNIDIYFYDATSEINNGNGTTIVKLDIFYKKKNKLEENTVNFTKYINTQEKL